The Microplitis demolitor isolate Queensland-Clemson2020A chromosome 8, iyMicDemo2.1a, whole genome shotgun sequence genome has a segment encoding these proteins:
- the LOC128668443 gene encoding probable serine/threonine-protein kinase clkA → MGRTKKLSKKAKLSKEIQQKKKSGSERSKSSESSLDSDSPTQKQRLKKLREKIRARQGNNRSNNSKSNDSGRSNRYNNYSFHDSSQGKKSDKADSKTSGGSNNNTHLCELSDLEKISFQNLISSTPITNNKLNENLADKGLSKDGIIKKYFVSLSKQIGQLTSLSVQHGADLNNISEELKDIKKRLKKKCSCDGGYDGSSGERSDNDDNEEDEETKSAGEEIKKFDYPINEKETFEEFNKQLHDKPHERKIVIKRIHQLVNAKETLNNNMKMVIRAYITRSVVISYVPSAVKINQTKPIFKNTVFYKCIEEVMRLKLKDNSGNVLTDSDMLKAMAYVLRNARDWDGHRLLRTQKVDSPAPKN, encoded by the exons ATGGGGCGAACAAAGAAGTTAAGCAAAAAAGCGAAGTTATCAAAAG AGATacagcagaaaaaaaaatctggttCTGAACGTTCTAAATCTTCAGAATCATCTCTTGATAGCGACTCTCCAACACAAAAGCAACGATTGAAGAAGTTGAGGGAAAAAATTAGAGCACGCCAAGGGAATAATCGTAGTAACAATTCAAAATCAAATGATTCGGGACGCAGCAACCGTTACAATAACTATAGTTTTCATGATTCCTCTCAAGGAAAAAAATCTGACAAAGCTGATTCAAAAACCAGTGGtggaagtaataataatactcaTCTCTGTGAATTATCTGATCTGGAGAAAATATCTTTCCAAAATTTAATCTCATCAACTCCAATAACTAACAACAAGTTGAACGAAAACTTAGCCGACAAag gtttaTCGAAAGATggaatcattaaaaaatattttgtgagcTTAAGCAAACAAATAGGACAACTGACAAGTTTATCAGTTCAGCATggtgcggatttaaataatatttccgaagaattaaaagatataaagAAAAGGTTGAAGAAAAAGTGTTCATGTGACGGTGGTTATGACGGATCCAGTGGGGAGAGAAGCGACAATGATGATAACGAGGAAGACGAGGAAACCAAAAGTGCaggagaagaaataaaaaaattcgactaTCCGATAAATGAGAAAGAAACGtttgaagaatttaataaacaacttCACGATAAACCCCATGAACGTAAAATTGTA ATCAAACGCATTCACCAATTAGTTAATGCAAAAGAAACcttaaacaataatatgaaAATGGTTATAAGAGCTTACATTACACGAAGTGTCGTTATTTCATACGTTCCGTCTgctgttaaaataaatcaaacgaagccgatatttaaaaatactgtttTTTACAAATGCATTGAAg agGTGATGCGACTAAAGTTAAAAGATAATTCGGGGAATGTTTTAACTGACTCCGACATGTTAAAAGCGATGGCTTATGTACTTCGCAATGCGCGAGACTGGGACGGCCACCGCTTATTAAGGACACAAAAGGTTGATTCACCTGCTCCTAAAAATTAA
- the LOC128668444 gene encoding uncharacterized protein LOC128668444 — MVHTVRDYLLNDLNNISRKTTQSISQQIVDTYKKSFITKIANQSTDGQVESLRQSIYFAAQYLNGQSGDGNEKFDNLDDDLTIDKPKVQDEYGCVAYLPAQPKPDVLASLEEQRLKLIQIFKSKRDVDEEIIELMDACYYFQRKKIHTEKELSIIFEHWSYFHYSKLIIKHANQLLGKNINSIWKLSLKKLSKPINRYSKNGEIAREVTANKKKSKADADTEAESKYVRNTLKLAQQYSDNLKNDEPYEAVVFAFITKFMKENLNFFYVLTSEELTDEELLERVPVANPVLMIRGM, encoded by the exons ATGGTTCACACAGTTCGAGATTATCTACTAAATGACTTGAATAATATATCTCGCAAAACCACTCAATCCATAAGTCAACAAATTGTCGACACTTACAAAAAGAGCTTCATAACAAAAATTGCAAATCAGAGTACGGATGGTCAAGTGGAATCTCTCAGACAATCCATTTATTTCGCAGCACAGTATCTCAACGGTCAATCCGGAGAtggtaatgaaaaatttgataatctAGATGACGATTTAACTATTGACAAGCCCAAAGTTCAGGATGAGTATGGGTGCGTCGCTTATTTGCCAGCTCAACCCAAACCCGACGTCTTGGCGTCATTAGAAGAGCAAAGATTGAAATTGATTCAGATTTTCAAGTCTAAGAGAGATGTCGATGAAGAAATAATTGAGTTAATGGACGcgtgttattattttcagcgaaaaaaaattcatacagaAAAGGAGTTATCGATAATCTTTGAACACTGGTCTTACTTTCATTATAGTAAATTGATTATAAAGCACGCCAATCAActacttggaaaaaatattaattccaTATGGaagttatcattaaaaaaactatctaAGCCCATCAAtcgttattcaaaaaatggaGAAATAGCTCGTGAAGTGACcgctaacaaaaaaaagagtaaagcTGATGCTGATACAGAAGCAGAAAGTAAATACGTTCGCAACACATTAAAATTAGCTCAACAGTACAGCGATAACTTGAAAAATGATGAGCCATATGAAGCAGTTGTTTTTGCCTTTATTACAAAGTtcatgaaagaaaatttaaattttttttatgttttaacaagt gaAGAATTGACTGACGAAGAATTATTGGAACGTGTACCTGTTGCTAATCCAGTTTTGATGATTAGAGGTATGTAA